Part of the Mangifera indica cultivar Alphonso chromosome 4, CATAS_Mindica_2.1, whole genome shotgun sequence genome, tggattttcttcttcttcttttttttttatcttgtaaaTTTCCAATTTGGGCTGCTGGCTTTCGACATCGCCACCTGCCACACCTTAGTCTCACCATCCAGACTTCCACTAAATACTGAAACGGTGCCGTTTTGGTCATCTTCCATAACTGCCGCCAACGTCTTCACTGGCTTCATGTGACCTTCCAAAATGGCCAAACAACCGTACCTACCGTCGTTACCTCGCTGCCATATCCTAATCGTCTGATCAGCTGAACCACTCATTAGCAAATCAGACACGTTGATCAAACACAAAATGGCTTTATTATGACCTCGTAAAGCTCCCGTCACCGCCATGTAATTTGCAGTGTCCTCTCTTTCCCACACCAAGATCGAACGGTCACAAGCTCCGGAAAACAATACTGATCCGTCATCGCTCAAGGCCAGAGCGTTCACAGCGGATTTGTGCTTCTCTAGCGTTGCTATCAACCCGAACCGCTTTTCGTTAAAAGGTTTGCCCCAAACTCGAATCCGCTTGTCAGCGGATCCGGTATAAACTGTTCCGTCAGCGGAAACCGCCACCGCGTTGACCGCGTCCTCGTGCGCTTTAGCAGACTCTGAACAACGGAGATCAGAGGCCTGCCATATTTTCAAGCTCTTATCCCAAGAAACCGAAAAGATCAAACCGTTATTTACGGTGAGACCGGTTACGGCGTCAGCGTGTTCAATCCAGAGCTTCTTCCTGTGACGGCGGACGCTGACGTAATTCTTCGGAAGCATAAAACGGCGCAAACGATCGTTAACAGTAGGGAGAGTGGTTTTGAGATTGTGATGTTTGCTCGGCGTTAACTGCCACACTCGGATCTTGCAGTCCTGGTGAGCAGTGAAGATTTTCCCATTACAGAAAGTAATAGACTTGACCGAGCCAGAGGAGGAATCTTCATTGTTGAATGTATCGAGAACAGCCCACGTGTGACGATCGTAGACGTTGATTTCGTGAGCGGAGGCGGCATAGAGAAGGTTTTGATGGACAGCGATGCAGCCGATAGGGAGCCTGGGCCTTGGCTTAAGCGAGGTTATGCAAACGTGAGAAACTGAGAAGTTTGCAGCATCTTCCGGGGATATTTTTTGGAGGGAAGAAACAGAGGGTAGTGTTTGAAGGGAGAGGTTGCTTTGTAGGCTACTGTAGCTAGAGTCAGCTATCGACGTGGAACTGCCGGTGTTATCAGAGGacctgctgctgctgctgctgtcTGAGACCAGATGTTTTTGACTCTTTGGAAATGTCGCCGTTGTGTCGTTCCCGGTGGTGTTACATATGGCTAGCCATGATCGGACCTTCATGTTTATATTTCTAAGAGAACAAAGGCTTCcgagagataaaaatttaaagagttcGGAGGGTGAGGGAAGCGTTATATAGGACCTTCAGAATAGAAGTAAGCAATAGAATTATGCCACGTGGAGGCCATACGATTTGTCCGAGGTATATAAAAGTACGTTATAAAGCATAACTCagtacaaatttaaatataaatgatgcatgttattatatatgtttagattttttttgaatttgccattaaataaaatccaatcaatatattattatttatattcaaatatatatttattatttatatacacaatacTTTTTAAAAGGGTATACTTATGAGTGGGTATTAGGCACCTtagtgatattatatataaaaaattaataatataatattttaattattatattatttttttaaatttatttatcatattatagtaatttaaaataatatatttatttttttcatatattatatcatataattaaaaatacaacaTAAAATACCGGAAATTTATAAACGTTCCACATCAACTAGGAGGTTTTGCTTCGCAGTCGAGAGCCCCAGAGGGATTTGGTGGCTAAACGCGTTACAGGGCAATACCAGGAAGATAAGAAAGAGATTTCCTTCTTGTTTCAGGCTAGGCCAATCCAAGCAAACGCCAAAATCAATTATTCTGGCTGGCTTATTGGCTTCTATTGTCGTATTATTTTATGGCATAAGAAATCTAACATTGCCTGCACAGGAGGAGATGACAAAGCTGCATGTCTTGTTAGTAATAAGTCACATACTATGTACCCTCTTGGAAGTGGCAAAACTATCAGTcggttaattttaaaaaggggaTTTAACTCAAGtgtgaacaaaaaaaaaatgtacagtttataattttttttttttttcaaatgaatgctgtttgaatattttttaccAACCAAATTAATAGTTGTGATGAGATAAGGTTAGGTTATGTGTGGATTTAAAGGGTTCCGAAAATGGTGTGAAAATAAAAGATTCCCGCGTATTGGAAGTAACAAGTTTGGAATTAGACTCACAGATTTAGTGGGGAAACGGTCCCTGAATtgatttgaaagaaagaaagaaacggTAGAATGGAATGTCATCTTCTCCATATAACGTATGCAGCTGAACTGTTGAATACTTTTTATCATTTACGATTGACCTTCAATTATATGAGTTTACTCCGACTTTGACAAAAGgtgaaaattcttttttagataaattagtTTGTATTTGACGTTTATGTATTTTTCATTATTGGGATTTTTAACTTCACACGTAAACAAGTAAAATGGTGTCTTTTCAATACTTATAATCACAGGTGGGATGGGACTAGTGAAAGTTACAGCTCAATTAACAAGTTCGAAAGGGAGAAAAAGAGCAAAGGtaaaataaaactcaagttGACTATATACAAATCAAAGTATACTTCATACAAACTAATCCACCGGACATGAATATCTCTTTCAACTGAGATGGGATCAATTGTTGTGAACGCACTTTACTTTGGCCAAACTTATGGATAAGTACGTGTCACCATCCTggtcaaataaaaacaaatatgtcgTCTCAAAATCTAACGAGGGTTTCTCAATTTTCCTCCaaaatattcttaattattCATCAGATGACTTGTTCTTTTGAAAGCcacatattaattaatatatccaCTTGCAccatgccttttttttttttttttctcccttatGGCGATAAGGCAATTCTTAATTTGTGTAGTTAGATTCAGGGATGTTTCGGCATGCTTCAGCGATTGAGTTAAAGGTATATTCAAGTTCAGTCAAATTTAAGTATTAGTTGATTCAGGTTTAgtttaactttattatattaaatttgaatcagttAGAGATATTATCATAAAGTGTTTGGTGTAGGCCTGCATCGGAATTGAGCTAATTCGGATTTAAAAGCTGATTCAATTAGATTCGAATTTATTTACTTTGAATATGAACTAAGTTCAAGTTAAGATGTTTGTTTCGTTTTAAAATCGAACCAAACTTGAGCTATAGAGAGTTTGACACACGAATTGAAGAGATAACTcgattcagttcaaatttaactcgTAGTTttattcgaattatattaaataattgttaaaggatatcattttgttaatgaatcataaattcaaattatgagtTTAAGTTATATAtctgagttataaatttgagtcaaatttgaattgaaatcgAACTCAAATCATCTTTAATGTTAACTCAacgaattcaaatcaaacttaaattgaactattttttattcaaactgaactcaaatcGAAGGGTACCTAGATTTggtttttattatctctaatttgGTGGGATGAATAGGGATATTGACATGATAAAAAGTAATAcccacaaaataaaaagaattcagTGTAAGATGAATAGTATTACAAAAATGATGAACGCTACCATCATAGGAAGATTTGGGCAAATTTAAATTGAGCAATTGAACTgaaattttagctcaaattgGGTTCACATCAAATTGAATACCAATTCGAAAGCTGAAACGGAGAAAGCAATTTCgcttttatatatagatatttacCAAACCAttgttcacttttttttttttttatgggttaCGCATGCATATTAATATCTATGGTGAAAGCTCTGCATCACTATTCATTCATCTTCTCTTTTTGACTTGTTCCCTCTCCATGCAACTGGGGAGAAGAAACAAGTCTGActgtttattaattataattaatcaaggTTAAGAAAGTGTAAAGCTGATTGTTTAGTCCTCTAGATTATCACcgatattaatatttgataaattatcgATAAAGTTTAGGTGAAACCCACATAGATTAAATCTGAATGCAATCGTGCTTGTATATAACAATGGAAGCCGCTGTTATTCCAGCGTGTTATTTAAACCCAAAAGGGATTCTTATGCAATTTACACTATATATAGGCATTCAAAAAGGGTTTCTAGTTTTTAGAGAGAATATTTTTCTGGGATTTTGCGGAAGTCATTTTGCTGAATCGCATGGTTTGCTGCATAAAATGGAGATCCGAAAGTTGATGATAATGAGCAAGCATGCCATGTGATGGTGGAAGAAAGTACCTAAATTTTCTAATGGTGATGAATAAATAGCAGAAGTTAAACATGCTTTTCTCTTTGGTGGGGGAAGAATTGCTAGATTTGGAAATGGATGACTGCTTACTGCTGCATGCTTTAATTATCAGCACACGGTAGTTGAGTCTTGGAAGTTGGAAATGCTTCATAAAGTCAGCAACAATCAGACCGAATTTGTTAGATATTCGTAACAGGTACTCACAAGTGACATGTTTGCATTAGGTCCTATTTGTTCTGCCCGCA contains:
- the LOC123213124 gene encoding protein JINGUBANG-like; protein product: MKVRSWLAICNTTGNDTTATFPKSQKHLVSDSSSSSRSSDNTGSSTSIADSSYSSLQSNLSLQTLPSVSSLQKISPEDAANFSVSHVCITSLKPRPRLPIGCIAVHQNLLYAASAHEINVYDRHTWAVLDTFNNEDSSSGSVKSITFCNGKIFTAHQDCKIRVWQLTPSKHHNLKTTLPTVNDRLRRFMLPKNYVSVRRHRKKLWIEHADAVTGLTVNNGLIFSVSWDKSLKIWQASDLRCSESAKAHEDAVNAVAVSADGTVYTGSADKRIRVWGKPFNEKRFGLIATLEKHKSAVNALALSDDGSVLFSGACDRSILVWEREDTANYMAVTGALRGHNKAILCLINVSDLLMSGSADQTIRIWQRGNDGRYGCLAILEGHMKPVKTLAAVMEDDQNGTVSVFSGSLDGETKVWQVAMSKASSPNWKFTR